The following nucleotide sequence is from Zea mays cultivar B73 chromosome 1, Zm-B73-REFERENCE-NAM-5.0, whole genome shotgun sequence.
ggggatgatcccgtgaaagggcgccgcgccggcccggatcgaggacagatcgatctgcaggagcccgagggtctcggcgtagatgatgttgaggctgctgcctccatccatgaggaccttggtaagcctgatgttgccgatgacgggatcgacaacgagcgggtacttccccgggctcggcacgcggtcggggtggtcgccctggtcgaaggtgatgggcttgtcggaccagtctaggtagactggcgccgccaccttcaccgagcagacctcccggcgctctcgcttgcggtgttgagccgaggcgttcgccacttgcccaccgtagatcatgaagcagtcgtggacctcggggaactcctctgccttgtgatcctccttcttgtcgttgttgtgggctctgccaccttccgccggtggcccggccttgtgtaaatagcgccgaagcatgacacactcctcaagggtgtgcttgacgggaccctggtgataggggcacgactccttgagcatcttgtcgaacaggttggcccctccgggaggcttccgagggttcctgtgctcggcagcggcgacaaggtctgcgtcggcgacgtcgcgtttcgcttgcgacttcttcttgcccttcttcttggtgccgcgctgagcggacgcctcggggacgtctttcggctggcgcccctgaggctgcttgtccttccggaagatggccttgaccgcctcctgaccagaggcgaacttggtggcgatgtccatcagctcgctctccctggtgggagtcttgcgacccagcttgctcaccaggtcgcggcaagtggtgccggcgaggaacgcgccgatgacatctgagtcggtgatgttgggcagctcggtgcgctgctttgaaaatcatcggatgtagtcccgcagggactctcccggctgctggcggcagctttggagatcccaggagttcccagggcgcacgtatgtgccctggaagttgccggcgaaggctttgaccaggttgtcccagttggagatctgcgcaggaggcagatgctccagccaggctcgggcggtgtcggagaggaacaggggaaggttgcggatgatgaggttgtcatcatccatcccacccagctggcaggccagccggtagtccgcgagccacagttccggctttgactcccccgagtacttggtgatggtagtcggggttcggaaccgggtcgggaacggcgcccgttgtatggcccggctgaaagctcgcggaccgagtggttcgggcgaggggctccgatcctccccgttgtcgtagcgtcccccacacctggggtggtagccttggcgcaccttctcgtcgaggtgggctcgacggtcgcggcgatggtgctcgttgccgaggcaacccggggccgcaggcgctgtgttccgcgttcgcccggtgtgggccgaggcttcccgcatgaatcgggaagtcgcgacgcgatgctccgggggtaccctgccttcgggaggcagagctttcgacccatcggaccgcggtatcctccaggagattcttgagctctccctagatacgccgcccctcggtggtggatggttccgacatcgctcggagtagtatcgctgctgaaGCCAGGTTCAGGCCGACCCCACCGAAAACCGGgggtagccttgccctggcatcgtcggcgatgcggtgttggtcgtcctgggccagatgacgcgcttctccagccGGTGCTCAGCCTGCCCCCTCCTGCCCGATAGCctaccggagctgcacaagttgtcctgcttcctcgtcgagcctggcctgcatctcgcggatttgctcgagctgtgcgtcctgaccccccgcagggactgggaccacaactagctcccgaaggatgtcaacgcgaggtgcaggcctagggggatcaccgtcctccggcataccaagatggttgccttcgtcgagaccccctagatcgtcgtggaagcattcacgacttgggccacagtcctcgtcgccgaggctgtggctactatcggagcaatcgaagaggcagtagtcacatgtggtcatgaagtcccgcatgtcactggggtcaccgagcccggagaaatcccaaccagagtcgggctcgtcatcttcctcggaacccaggggcccgtaggtcgagacggccgtcagtcagtCCCAGGTTAACCGCATataataccccagagggtttggacatgcctttatgaaaacgttcaccgaagcgggatcgcttggtgggtcgcagctgaatctaaaaggcatggaatgggaaacagacggtacctcttgatcgacgggtggtgacgaagtcgcgtcaggggcggactgcaccgttgtctgagGTACGAAGctaacacccagcaagtccttcgcgagcatgcTAGCGTCGTCCGccagcttggggttggcgtgttgtggggagacgacgctcgtcgtcgtctcagacgcgaggtcaacgcccgacgtgtcccccgctggggcgccgacgctgtcgactcgctcgacagccgacgaggtgccgcctcctgcttggccatgcctgccccgcctcctcctccgtcggtggggaaggtgacgggatagacccggatgttgctcttccgccacgtggggaagacgtcgtcgattcagccgccgacgggcgggctaacggccgccattgtcgttgtcgcgcggcggaggaaggagtatcatgtcgtagctgtcgtcgagggacatgaactcaagactcccgaaacggagcatcgtcccgggttggagaggttgatggagactacccatctggagcttgacgggaagctgttcgtcaacacgtagcaggcctctacctggcgcgccaactgtcggcgttttgaccccgggggggtccctggaccgacgaataaattgtcgttgcgtgtcccaacccagatgggtcggcgcgagacggaacacaaaggggggaaaaatAGCAAGGGTaaaccgtggccttcgtgttgtcctgcgcccagggcggatgcgcttgcagtagggggttacaagcgttcgcgagggagagagagagagaccgtccgccagcccgttctcccgcgcggccaccttctcgtacgagagccctggaccttccttttatagatgtaaggagagggcccaggtgtacaatgaggggtgtagcaatgtgctaacatgtctagcagagaggagccagagccctaagtacatgccgtcgtggctgtcagagaggttttggcgccctgttcatgtgatgtcatggccgtcggaggagcgcttgagccctatggaagtacagctgtcggagctgtcggatccttgctgatgtcttcttgcttccgtaaggggttgagagccgccgtcgtcatggagcacgcgaggtgccatcattatttgtttaccggggcgaaccagatgggacgccggtcttgttccccgtagcctgagctagctaggagtagggtaatgatggccccccttgtgacgtggtcggtccgagcccgaggtcaggcgaggcggaggctcctccgagatcgaggctaagtccgagcctggaggtcaggcgaggcggagaccatcgtccgaggtcgaggctgagtccgagccctggggtcgggcgaggcggagtccgtcgtccgaggtcgaggctgagtccgagccctggggtcgggcgaggcggagtccatcttccgaggtcgaggctgagtccgagccctggggtcgggcgaggcggagtccgtcgtccgaggtcgaggctgagtccgagccctggggtcaagcgaggcggagtccgtcgtccggcgtcgaggttgagcccgagctctggggtcgggcgagacggagtccggcgtcgaggttgagcccgagctctggggtcgggcgaggcggagtccgccgtccggcgtcgaggttgagcccgagctctggggtcgggcgaggcggagcttcctatggcgcccgaggctggacttagctgctgtcagcctcactctgtcgagtggcacagcagtcggagcagggcaggcggcgctgttttcctgtcaggtcggtcagtggagcggcgaagtgactgcggtcacttcggccctgtcgactgaggagcgcgcgtcaggataaggtgtcagtcgatccttgcattaaatgctcctgcgatacggtcggttggcgtggcgatctggccaaggttgcttctccgcgaagcctgggcctcgggcgagccgaaggtgcgtccgttgcttgaggggaccctcgggcgagacgtgaatcctcctgggtcggctgcctttgcccgaggctgggctcgggcgaggcgagatcgtgtcccttgagtggacggagccttgacctgaatcgcgcccatcaggcctttgcagctttgtgctgatgggggttaccagctgagattaggagtcttgggggtacccctaattatggtccccgacaatattgcAGAAGCTTAAGTATGATAGAGATACAAACTCCTATTGGCGCATCGTATTTTTATCGAGATATTAAGAGGAAGCACACAAGCTTTTCTATAATCCTCGTTGGAGCCCCATACGAGGAAAAGCCCACGCAAGGTGGCCAAGCTTTTGGTCAGGTGACTCAGTGGATAGTATTGGACCTTCTCTACGAGCAAGTGGTGCTCCAATTGTGGCCTCTTCTAGATGCTCCCCCGTAGTATTCACTTGTATCCACTATCAAGTTTTTATAGACGTCGTTCCCTCCAGTATACAATGGCGACCATACCATAAATATAGTTAGTGTGATCTCGCAAGATATACAAGTCTCACTTGGTATAACTATTACAATGATGTGTGTAGGCATCAAATGGTTAGAGGTGTGTCTAACCTCATTTCTAAACACTAGGACTAAATCTAAAACAAACGCTAATGATAGCGATCTAGCTTAAGCACTTCATAAAAGCTAATGCTGTCGAAGACCAAACACCACATATCTCTTCACCGAAAAGCTAATGCTAGAAGCCAAAGCGACACAAAGGGCGTGTTTGGTTGTCGTGCCCGCCCCGCCCAAGCTCATGTCGTGCGTTGATCGCATGCAAATCGGTGATTGGTTACCTGAACGCTTGGATGCCGGCATGCGCATGTGGATGCAACTTAGGCGTTTTTTCATGTGTCTGCCTGCGCGCGTGGAGATGTGGGCAGAGAGCATCCCTAACCGCCTAGGCCGCCACGAGCCCGGCGCCCGTGAACGCGCCAACCAAACATGACAAAAATTACAGAATCTGGTACACTAGACCGGATATCTGACCGAGTTCTAAATAGTAACAGGTTGAGTTTATAGATTTAGGGCTGCATGTCAAAGTTAAGGACTCAACTATAAAGCAAAACAACTCAGGAACATCAAACACAACTCTTAGCAGTAATTCGCCTGAGCCAATAACTCAACCAAATAAGACTTTGACGCTACCATTAAAGATATATACTAGGTGTATCCCAGAGTAACTCAAGGAATAAGACCTTGACAGAGGGCTTGGCCATGGCACTGAGGGACTTGGTCCACGTGTCAGCGAGGACCTAACTCGCCAAGTCGACTATAAAAGAGCGGTCAGAGTGCCAAGAAATCAGATCATCTGATCAAGATCTGAAGAGAAACTAACAATGTTCCATACAAGTTAGCAAAAAAAAGTAACAGACACATATTCAACATTGTATTGTAACACCATTGTAACTTCACAGATTCTAAAAAAAGTTTAACGCTCAGCTCACACAGCATCAGGCAACTTTGCAAACACGCGTCGCCGCTCCAGCTTCCGGTCTCTGGTCAAGCGGCCACTCCAGGCTCCAGCTTCCGCCAACGGCCACCACGCGTCGCCGCTCGGCCGCTAGAAAGTATCCGGAACGCGCCACGTGGACCTCCTCCTCCGCTTCGAGAAGCTCTCACGAGTCACGCACGACGGCGGAGTGGCGGACCGACCCGATCAGCAGAAGCATTAAACCCCCAAAACCTCTGAGAGACGAAACCCCAAGGCGGAGCCGGAGGACCCGATGGAAAAGAAGGATCTGCTCGCCGTCCGGAAGAGGCTGCCTGCGGCGGCGGCCAAGCGGAGGCACAAGGTGGTGACGCCCGCTAAGGCCGGCGCCGGGCGTCTCGCGAAGGTGATCGCTGGATACCTCGCGTCCGACTCCTACATGTACGCGCCGCTGATCTCCGCTCCGCCATCTCTCCCACCGCCGCCTCCGGCGTCTTCGGTGGCGCCATCCGCGACGCCTCTTATTTCCACTCCTGGTAGGTTAAGCCCTCAATTATCCGTGCGCTCAATTTCCCTTCAGCTGTAATTAGTCCCGCGCAATTTGCGGTTGCTATAATCCCTGGTTAATTTATCTTAACTCTGCTAGCCCAAGTTTATAAACTCTGCCAATCCTATGGTGTCAATCCTGAGGGAAGGGTAATGGTTAACAATCTGTTTGGGGGTCAGCATGATTTATGGAAGGTATCATTTGCAGTGACGAAGCTTCATCCTAAACCCCATAGGGGCAAAGCTGCAAAAGACACGGCTAACCTTTTGAAAGCAATAATCGTGTCTTCCAGAGAAAGTCTTGTGCGCCAGCGGCTAAATTCTAGGTGAGGAGGATGAGGCACTGAGCAATGGATTGCAGCAGGATAGGTAAGGGTCAGGGGTCACTGCGGAAATTTCCGTTGCTGCACGTCGACAGGGATATTTCGTGGTCACCTCTAGCCGTTCGCGGTCGCCAGTTAGTGTCACATATAATAACTTGTTTCTGTAAGCTTTCTTGGCTTGACAAGCGTGGCTTGCTTTCGTCATAATAATGGAGGTTACACAAGTTCTAGGGGGGCAATAAGGCAATAACCCCTATTGACCTGTGAGAATTCCACCACTGGTCATATAGGCATCCTTTATGTTAAGAAGTACGTGGTACTTGGTAGTGCCTGAACATAGTTACAGAAGTAGTTTAAGATGCAAATGCAAACCAAACAGCATTGGTTAAGGAAGATATAAATTACTGAAGCTTTAGTTGTTTTTCAGAACTCGCTCTTTTTCTAATCGACCAATGCTGATCGGGATTTTCTTATGGAAAACGAAATTACTGATGTGGATATGCGTCGGTGCACACAAATGTGGAAGGGGAATACATCTGCATTTCCAGAACGAGGCTATCTAGGTGTACATACCCATGATAAACGCTTATGGAGTGCCTTTGGTTAAGGACAATATTGTTAAAATAGTAAAATTCAGAAATCATTTTTTTTGTTATGGTCATAGTTGCATAAAACAAGTGTATCTTGGCAAGTTGGAACCAATCCCAAGTTCAACTGATCAGTGTGGCATGTTTAGTAAGGCAGCATGACTTTTGCACTCTTCAAAGCCTTGAATGTAATAATAGACATTGCCCTTTACCTACATATTGGACCTGTAGCTTACAGGAGTATCTCTTTACGAGCACATAAGTAAATTTTACTAATTATGTATACTGTTGACATTACTATGTGTTTCCATTCAAATTGTGCAGAGAAAGAAATCACTGGTGCAAAAATACAGAGGCTCTTTGCAAGCTACATTCACTGTCTAGAAGTATCTGTGGACATGTTCTTGGAGCTGTGCTTCTAGCATGACCTTTAAGAGCTACAATACAATAGTTGTTTCTATGATCTGTTATGTTAATGACTAGGTACTGTGGCTTAGCAATCTGCCTTCTTCTGGAGTTCTCATGTGATCGCTCACTATTTAATATAGATTGTTTAGTTAAGTAGCTTTATCTTGTGGTCTATGTTCACTAATGCATCCAAACTTCTCATATTGCCCAGTATATCATCTGTTCCTGTCTATTTTTGTTAAGGATTCGATCAGGAGCGATTGAGCGCTCCCAAAACTGATAAATCCTGCCATTTGTAGCTTGTTGCTTCTCCTTCCTTCATCCATGCTGAATTGTGATATTGTTAGTTTCTTGCATTTGGTGTTTATTTTTATGTTATCCATCCCATCATACTTGATTTGATGGTCTTGATTTTCTAACGTGAACCAAATTGGCGTAGAGAATGAGCATTTTGGAAAACATGAATACCGTAGAGCCCTTTTTTCTCTTGAGTCTTGGATTGCAGCTGTTAATCTGTCATGTTGTTCTTGTTTTACTCCCTTTTCTGTATGCTGTGCTTTCTGTTCTCTCCTTCAGACTTCTCAGGAATTACAGCGTGTCCACTAAGGTATCCTTCCATGATGTTGAAACATCATTCTTGGGCCACTTCCATTATTGATCTTCGATGTAGCTTCTGTTTGAGTTTGATAAGGTTGTGTCGAATGATGAGCTCGTGGGGGCAAGGGCAAGCGTGGACAATCATGAGATTTCATCTAACTTAAGCATGGTTGAATATGACCACTTGTAATGTCCGGCCTTATCAGAGAAGTACATCTCCATGGCCATGGCTGAGATTTTTGTGGTGCTTAATGTGGGGATAAATGATATTTAATCAGTGGTCCGGAACTGCCTGGCAAATCCATACGGAAAGAAGGAAGGTGGCTTATCTGAATTAGTTGGAACAGAAGCACAGGACAAGTCACATGTGT
It contains:
- the LOC100275270 gene encoding uncharacterized protein LOC100275270, with translation MEKKDLLAVRKRLPAAAAKRRHKVVTPAKAGAGRLAKVIAGYLASDSYMYAPLISAPPSLPPPPPASSVAPSATPLISTPEKEITGAKIQRLFASYIHCLEVSVDMFLELCF
- the LOC100275270 gene encoding uncharacterized protein isoform X1; translation: MEKKDLLAVRKRLPAAAAKRRHKVVTPAKAGAGRLAKVIAGYLASDSYMYAPLISAPPSLPPPPPASSVAPSATPLISTPVTKLHPKPHRGKAAKDTANLLKAIIVSSRESLVRQRLNSR